One Streptomyces coeruleorubidus DNA segment encodes these proteins:
- a CDS encoding SCO4225 family membrane protein: MPNASRPRRLLAFATGNWLSRGYLAAFAASVLVVLLFPDSGFAPDPLMLTAPLSFLSVALPFGPGTESGGAAEVLSTGFWAVWLLLCALVNAAVLGALAARSATPAPAGAHEPTPRVPDPCEQEGTDMTRSARLRPQRIRALLTPAVDNWLARGYLAVVAAALGFFLYAVYLSPDPGFAGIWPLMATAPLSILAFAVATPVEWASSLDWLSPLVFSAGAALSGLFNAVLLGLLARRLRTREARPAI, translated from the coding sequence ATGCCGAACGCCTCCCGCCCGCGCCGACTCCTTGCGTTTGCCACGGGCAACTGGCTCTCCAGGGGCTATCTGGCCGCGTTCGCCGCATCCGTCCTGGTCGTGCTCCTCTTCCCGGACAGCGGCTTCGCCCCCGACCCCCTGATGCTCACGGCACCTCTCTCCTTCCTGAGCGTGGCCCTCCCCTTCGGTCCCGGCACCGAGAGCGGCGGGGCGGCCGAGGTGCTCTCCACCGGCTTCTGGGCCGTATGGCTGCTCCTGTGCGCCCTCGTGAACGCCGCCGTGCTGGGCGCCCTCGCCGCGAGGTCCGCGACCCCCGCACCGGCCGGCGCGCATGAACCCACCCCGCGTGTCCCGGACCCCTGCGAACAGGAGGGAACGGACATGACGCGCTCTGCGCGCCTCCGCCCGCAAAGAATTCGGGCCCTTCTGACGCCCGCGGTGGACAACTGGCTCGCGCGCGGGTACCTCGCGGTGGTCGCGGCGGCGCTGGGGTTCTTCCTGTACGCCGTGTACCTGTCGCCGGACCCGGGGTTCGCAGGGATCTGGCCGCTCATGGCCACGGCGCCGCTCAGTATCCTCGCCTTCGCGGTGGCAACACCCGTCGAATGGGCCTCCTCGCTCGACTGGCTCAGTCCGTTGGTCTTCTCGGCCGGTGCCGCCTTGTCCGGGCTGTTCAACGCCGTACTGCTGGGCCTGCTCGCCCGCAGGCTTCGGACACGGGAGGCGCGCCCGGCCATCTGA